In a genomic window of Streptomyces sp. SJL17-4:
- a CDS encoding OB-fold domain-containing protein, whose protein sequence is MLTPVTDEDGAPFWEYAAQGELRVQSCADCGELRFPPRPCCPHCQSFASEWRPMSGRGRIWSYVLPHPPLLPEYAAQAPYNAVIVELADAPRIRLVGNVVAAPDAPLNSVDPSRLRIGAPVRVAFAEVDGVVVPRWLLERG, encoded by the coding sequence ATGCTGACCCCCGTCACCGACGAGGACGGCGCTCCCTTCTGGGAGTACGCCGCCCAGGGCGAACTGCGCGTCCAGAGCTGCGCCGACTGCGGCGAGCTGCGCTTCCCGCCCCGCCCCTGCTGCCCGCACTGCCAGTCGTTCGCGAGCGAGTGGCGCCCGATGTCCGGCCGCGGCCGCATCTGGTCGTACGTGCTCCCCCACCCGCCCCTGCTGCCCGAGTACGCCGCCCAGGCCCCGTACAACGCGGTGATCGTCGAACTCGCCGACGCCCCCCGCATCCGCCTCGTCGGCAATGTGGTCGCCGCCCCGGACGCGCCCCTGAACTCGGTCGACCCGAGCCGGCTCCGCATCGGCGCCCCGGTGCGGGTGGCCTTCGCCGAGGTCGACGGCGTCGTCGTCCCGCGCTGGCTCCTGGAGCGCGGATGA
- a CDS encoding PQQ-binding-like beta-propeller repeat protein — translation MEQLTQHDPRRIGPFEVLGRLGAGGMGLVYLARSASGRRVAIKTVRTELAEDQLFRVRFTREVEAARAVSGFYTAAVVDADPRAAVPWLATAYVPAPSLEEIVNECGPLPAQAVRWLAAGVAEALQSIHGAGLVHRDLKPSNVLVVEDGPRVIDFGIASGVSNTRLTMTNVAVGTPAYMSPEQARDSRSVTGASDVFSLGSMLVFAATGHAPFHGANPVETVFMLLREGPDLEGLPDELRPLIDSCMQTDVSRRPTPADLQAQLAPHLFGPGSDDSGTASAWLPRSATDMIETRRGGRPAPASTAPPMPPRPPRQPAERGGDPRFPEPAPVGGGGRHAEPAPVGGGRHAGPAESAGGPVRLGGATVPIGPGPRVADTRAALAVGRSADAGPATGWIRPPGGGPHGADHGSHAGSYAGEPGPAPGSRPVNVPPQGSDQAPPAEPGPWRPWRFRMSNDVWGTPVVDGDLLYVTSFEVHALDTGSGRRQFKTRDVAWSMAVASGRIHASDGPTLYALDATDGTERWRLRTDAWVYSLQVDRGTVVTGTRGGGVQGWEASNGAKLWEISGAQTDFETPEAGPAVHGDTVYVWRDARLQALDARTGVERWSYPVGDAASCAGVPVRVAPAEDGCVYVSAGTRVLSIDIAAGHVRWHFEAPAVFTSPPAFAPGPAVTGGGVYLSDHLGTVYAIDATTGQDRWRIATEPRQSTEPVLVADGNIHVGSGSALYTLDAVTGTPRWRFAAGGELVGSPVVADGRVHFGSADHVLYTLDATGGQLRWKLATGGEITGSPVVRNGVVYACSKDRCVYALDAVKGTATGRGAAAR, via the coding sequence GTGGAACAGCTGACGCAGCACGACCCGAGACGTATCGGGCCCTTCGAGGTGCTGGGCCGGCTCGGCGCGGGCGGAATGGGCCTGGTCTATCTCGCGCGCTCGGCCTCGGGTCGACGCGTGGCGATCAAGACCGTGCGCACGGAGCTCGCTGAGGACCAGCTGTTCCGGGTCCGCTTCACCCGTGAGGTCGAGGCCGCGCGGGCGGTCTCCGGCTTCTACACGGCCGCCGTCGTGGACGCCGACCCGCGGGCCGCCGTGCCCTGGCTGGCGACCGCGTACGTCCCCGCGCCCTCGCTCGAAGAGATAGTGAACGAGTGCGGACCGCTTCCGGCCCAGGCCGTGCGCTGGCTGGCCGCCGGTGTCGCCGAGGCCCTGCAGTCCATCCACGGCGCGGGCCTGGTCCACCGTGACCTCAAGCCCTCCAACGTCCTCGTCGTCGAGGACGGCCCCCGGGTGATCGACTTCGGCATCGCGTCGGGCGTCTCCAACACGCGCCTGACCATGACCAACGTCGCCGTCGGCACCCCGGCCTACATGTCGCCCGAGCAGGCCCGCGACTCGCGCAGCGTCACCGGCGCGAGCGATGTCTTCTCGCTGGGCTCGATGCTGGTCTTCGCCGCCACCGGCCACGCGCCGTTCCACGGCGCCAACCCGGTCGAGACCGTCTTCATGCTGCTGCGCGAGGGCCCCGACCTGGAGGGCCTGCCCGACGAGCTGCGGCCCCTCATCGACTCCTGCATGCAGACGGACGTCAGCCGCCGGCCCACCCCGGCCGACCTCCAGGCCCAGCTGGCCCCGCATCTCTTCGGTCCCGGCAGCGACGACAGCGGCACGGCCTCGGCCTGGCTGCCGCGAAGCGCCACCGACATGATCGAGACCCGCCGCGGCGGCCGCCCGGCTCCGGCGTCGACCGCGCCGCCGATGCCGCCGCGCCCGCCCCGGCAGCCCGCCGAGCGGGGCGGCGACCCGCGCTTCCCGGAGCCCGCACCCGTCGGCGGCGGTGGGCGGCACGCCGAGCCCGCGCCCGTCGGCGGTGGCCGGCACGCGGGGCCCGCCGAGAGCGCGGGCGGTCCCGTACGCCTCGGCGGCGCGACCGTGCCGATCGGCCCCGGCCCCCGGGTCGCCGACACCCGTGCGGCGCTCGCCGTCGGCCGGAGTGCCGACGCGGGCCCGGCGACCGGCTGGATCCGTCCGCCCGGTGGCGGCCCGCACGGCGCGGACCACGGTTCGCACGCCGGTTCGTACGCCGGGGAGCCCGGCCCGGCGCCCGGCTCCCGCCCCGTGAACGTGCCGCCGCAGGGCTCCGACCAGGCCCCGCCGGCCGAGCCCGGCCCCTGGCGGCCGTGGCGCTTCCGGATGTCGAACGACGTCTGGGGTACGCCGGTCGTGGACGGGGACCTGTTGTACGTGACCTCTTTCGAGGTACACGCCCTGGACACCGGCAGCGGCCGGCGCCAGTTCAAGACCCGGGACGTCGCCTGGTCCATGGCCGTCGCCTCCGGCCGTATCCACGCCTCCGACGGGCCCACGCTCTACGCCCTCGACGCGACCGACGGCACCGAGCGCTGGCGGCTGCGGACGGACGCCTGGGTGTACTCGCTCCAGGTCGACCGGGGCACCGTCGTCACCGGGACGCGCGGCGGCGGTGTGCAGGGCTGGGAGGCCTCCAATGGCGCCAAGCTGTGGGAGATCAGCGGCGCCCAGACCGACTTCGAGACCCCGGAGGCGGGGCCCGCCGTGCACGGCGACACCGTGTACGTGTGGCGGGACGCCCGGCTCCAGGCCCTCGACGCCCGCACGGGCGTGGAACGCTGGTCGTACCCGGTCGGCGACGCCGCCTCCTGCGCCGGCGTGCCCGTCCGGGTGGCCCCGGCCGAGGACGGCTGCGTCTACGTCTCCGCCGGGACCCGGGTCCTGTCGATCGACATCGCCGCAGGTCACGTCCGGTGGCACTTCGAGGCGCCGGCCGTCTTCACCTCTCCGCCGGCGTTCGCACCCGGACCGGCGGTCACGGGCGGCGGGGTGTACCTCTCCGACCACCTCGGCACGGTGTACGCCATCGACGCCACCACCGGTCAGGACCGCTGGCGCATCGCGACCGAGCCGCGCCAGTCGACCGAGCCGGTCCTCGTCGCCGACGGCAACATCCACGTCGGCAGCGGCAGCGCGCTCTACACGCTGGACGCGGTCACCGGCACGCCCCGGTGGCGGTTCGCGGCGGGCGGCGAACTGGTCGGCTCGCCCGTCGTCGCCGACGGGCGGGTCCACTTCGGCTCGGCCGACCACGTCCTCTACACCCTGGACGCGACCGGCGGGCAGCTGCGCTGGAAGCTCGCGACCGGCGGCGAGATCACCGGCTCGCCGGTGGTCAGGAACGGGGTCGTGTACGCCTGCAGCAAGGACCGGTGCGTGTACGCGCTCGACGCGGTCAAGGGCACGGCCACGGGCCGGGGGGCCGCCGCGCGGTAG
- a CDS encoding BTAD domain-containing putative transcriptional regulator gives MGADAGTGLNADEGGRRPAGTKEHTVTHPDDAGHPGTGMSARTGSGTGTATTAGTAAGSTAGTAAGSRSGHVAETDAVGRAKPEGGPEAGPHAGSVTRPHPGSDIADGTAASHAAAPGLLRFAVLGPVRAWRDGEPVPTGSPQQRALLAALLLRGGRTATASELIDALWGEESPSQALAAVRTYASRLRKALGPKVLVSESGGYALRTSAAALDVATAQELGAEAEKLRAAGDRAGARDRLAEALDLWDGEVLASVPGPYAETQRTRLEEWRLTLLETRLDIDLEVGAHAEAVSELTALTAAHPLRERLRELLMLALYRSGRQAEALAVYADTRRLLADELGVDPTPELSRLQQRILQADAELARPVEEAAPAAAPVARPAQLPATVPDFTGRSAFVRELGDRLATAEGHVMAVSALAGIGGVGKTTLAVHVAHEARPHFPDGQLYVDLQGAGSRAAAPETVLGSFLRALGTPDSAIPDSLDDRAALYRSTLDGRRVLVLLDNARDAAQIRPLLPGTAGCAALVTSRIRMVDLAGAHLVDLDVMSPEEALQLFTRIVGEERVQSEREAALDVVAACGFLPLAIRIAASRLAARRTWTVSVLAAKLADSRRRLDELQAGDLAVKATFELGYGQLEPAQARAFRLLGLADGPDISLAAAAAVLDLPLWDTEDLLEALVDTSLLESAAPGRYRYHDLVRLYARACADRDEQPPSEKQAALSRLLDFYLSTAARVYAIERPGDRLVDHLEPTRYEGLTFTDRHTAQDWLYAEANCLLACVRQSASTPETLRRAVDLLWASLDLGESGANSREFEATGVVVRDAACAHGDARAEGRAFTVLAGVHHTAGRFEEADRDAELALPHAERAGDPVPACWSANARGIIALYQNRFVEGEQYLTEAIKRFRGIGDEPGEASALCNLSRIHLATGRTSSAIALARQGTAIYDSMGHALRGANGRYALGLALTQDNQLTAASGQLREALAVFADSRQRLWEGMTLFRLSEVDIADRRHAQAASNAEMALTVLRGIGGEWRRGNVLTVLGRALFGIGQRGRALVCWQEALDIFEELGAPEAHEVRALLTPASAA, from the coding sequence ATGGGCGCGGACGCCGGCACGGGCCTGAACGCCGACGAGGGCGGTCGCCGGCCGGCGGGCACGAAGGAGCACACGGTCACGCACCCGGACGACGCCGGACACCCGGGTACGGGGATGAGTGCGAGGACCGGCTCGGGGACGGGTACGGCGACGACTGCGGGGACGGCGGCGGGTTCGACTGCCGGCACGGCTGCGGGGTCGCGTTCCGGCCACGTCGCCGAGACCGACGCCGTCGGCCGGGCGAAGCCCGAGGGAGGGCCCGAGGCCGGGCCCCACGCCGGTTCCGTCACCAGGCCGCACCCCGGTTCCGACATCGCCGACGGCACGGCCGCGTCCCACGCCGCCGCCCCCGGTCTCCTGCGGTTCGCCGTGCTCGGCCCCGTCCGGGCCTGGCGGGACGGGGAGCCCGTACCCACCGGTTCCCCCCAGCAGCGGGCCCTGCTCGCCGCGCTGCTGCTCCGGGGCGGACGTACCGCCACCGCCTCCGAGCTGATCGACGCGCTCTGGGGCGAGGAGTCGCCCTCGCAGGCCCTCGCGGCCGTACGGACGTACGCCTCCCGGCTCCGCAAGGCGCTCGGCCCCAAGGTCCTCGTCAGCGAGTCCGGCGGCTACGCCCTGCGCACCTCGGCCGCCGCGCTCGACGTCGCCACCGCCCAGGAACTCGGCGCCGAGGCCGAGAAGCTGCGGGCCGCCGGGGACCGGGCGGGCGCCCGCGACCGGCTCGCCGAGGCGCTCGACCTGTGGGACGGCGAGGTGCTGGCCTCCGTACCGGGGCCGTACGCCGAGACGCAGCGGACCCGCCTGGAGGAGTGGCGGCTCACGCTCCTGGAGACCCGGCTCGACATCGATCTGGAGGTCGGCGCGCACGCGGAGGCCGTGTCCGAGCTGACCGCGCTCACCGCCGCGCACCCGCTGCGCGAGCGGCTCCGCGAGCTGCTGATGCTCGCCCTCTACCGGAGCGGGCGGCAGGCCGAGGCACTCGCCGTGTACGCCGACACGCGCCGGCTGCTCGCCGACGAACTCGGCGTCGACCCCACCCCCGAACTCTCCCGGCTCCAGCAGCGGATCCTCCAGGCCGACGCCGAACTGGCGCGCCCGGTCGAGGAGGCCGCCCCGGCCGCCGCGCCCGTCGCCCGTCCCGCGCAACTCCCGGCGACCGTCCCGGACTTCACGGGCCGGTCGGCCTTCGTGCGGGAGCTGGGCGACCGGCTCGCCACCGCCGAGGGCCATGTCATGGCGGTGTCGGCGCTCGCGGGCATCGGCGGCGTCGGCAAGACGACGCTCGCGGTGCACGTGGCCCACGAGGCGAGGCCGCACTTCCCGGACGGCCAGCTGTACGTGGACCTCCAGGGCGCGGGCTCCCGCGCGGCCGCGCCGGAGACGGTCCTGGGCTCCTTCCTCCGCGCCCTGGGCACACCGGATTCGGCCATCCCGGACTCGCTCGACGACCGCGCGGCCCTCTACCGCTCGACGCTGGACGGCCGCCGGGTCCTGGTGCTGCTGGACAACGCGAGGGACGCGGCCCAGATCCGCCCCCTCCTGCCCGGGACGGCGGGCTGCGCGGCCCTCGTCACGAGCCGCATCCGGATGGTCGACCTGGCGGGGGCGCACCTGGTGGACCTGGATGTGATGTCCCCGGAGGAGGCGCTCCAGCTGTTCACGAGGATCGTGGGCGAGGAGCGGGTGCAGTCGGAGCGCGAGGCGGCCCTGGACGTGGTCGCGGCCTGCGGCTTCCTCCCCCTCGCGATCCGTATCGCGGCCTCGCGCCTGGCGGCCCGCCGCACGTGGACGGTCTCGGTCCTGGCGGCGAAGCTGGCGGACTCGCGGCGGCGCCTGGACGAACTCCAGGCGGGCGACCTCGCGGTCAAGGCGACCTTCGAGCTCGGCTACGGGCAGCTGGAACCGGCGCAGGCGCGCGCGTTCCGCCTCCTGGGCCTGGCGGACGGCCCGGACATCTCCCTCGCGGCGGCGGCGGCCGTTCTCGACCTCCCGCTCTGGGACACGGAGGACCTCCTGGAGGCCCTGGTCGACACATCCCTCCTGGAGTCGGCGGCGCCGGGCCGCTACCGCTACCACGACCTGGTCCGGCTCTACGCGCGTGCGTGCGCGGACCGCGACGAGCAGCCCCCGTCGGAGAAGCAGGCGGCGCTCTCGCGTCTCCTGGACTTCTACCTGTCGACGGCGGCGCGGGTGTACGCGATCGAACGCCCCGGCGACCGCCTGGTCGACCACCTGGAGCCGACCCGGTACGAGGGCCTGACCTTCACGGACCGCCACACGGCCCAGGACTGGCTCTACGCGGAGGCGAACTGCCTCCTGGCGTGCGTCCGCCAGTCGGCGTCGACCCCGGAGACCCTCCGCCGCGCGGTGGACCTGCTGTGGGCGTCACTGGACCTCGGGGAGTCGGGGGCGAACTCAAGGGAGTTCGAGGCGACGGGTGTCGTTGTGCGCGATGCCGCCTGCGCGCACGGGGACGCCAGGGCCGAGGGCCGTGCGTTCACGGTCCTCGCGGGTGTCCACCACACGGCGGGCCGCTTCGAGGAGGCGGACCGCGACGCCGAACTCGCCCTGCCCCACGCGGAACGGGCCGGCGACCCGGTGCCCGCCTGCTGGTCCGCGAACGCCCGGGGCATCATCGCGCTGTACCAGAACCGCTTCGTGGAGGGCGAGCAATACCTCACCGAGGCGATCAAGCGGTTCCGCGGCATCGGGGACGAGCCGGGGGAGGCGAGCGCCCTCTGTAACCTGTCGCGGATCCACCTGGCCACGGGCCGCACGTCGAGCGCGATAGCGCTCGCCCGGCAGGGCACGGCCATCTACGACTCGATGGGACACGCCCTCCGGGGCGCGAACGGGCGGTACGCCCTCGGCCTCGCCCTCACGCAGGACAATCAGCTCACCGCAGCGAGTGGACAACTCCGCGAGGCTCTGGCGGTGTTCGCCGACAGCAGGCAGCGGCTGTGGGAGGGCATGACCCTCTTCCGGTTGTCCGAGGTGGACATCGCCGACCGTCGGCACGCCCAGGCGGCGTCGAACGCCGAGATGGCGCTCACGGTGCTCCGGGGCATCGGGGGAGAGTGGCGGCGTGGCAACGTCCTCACCGTCCTGGGCCGGGCCCTGTTCGGCATCGGCCAGCGCGGCCGTGCGTTGGTCTGCTGGCAGGAGGCACTCGACATCTTCGAGGAACTCGGGGCCCCGGAAGCCCACGAGGTTCGCGCTCTGCTGACCCCCGCGAGCGCCGCGTAG
- a CDS encoding enoyl-CoA hydratase/isomerase family protein, giving the protein MSTPGITVERDKETGVAVVTLDRPEKHNSITLDMARALGAVWRGFRYEDEIRAIVVTGAGGRAFCTGIDRAAVGNVPQPSSPYTIDDPLLTIGPKANDLWKPVVAAVEGMACGGAFYLLGESEFLVAGEDATFFDPHTTYGMVSAFETVHMALRMPYGEIARMALMGSAERISARRAYATGLVSELTPPGGALAAAREAAAVIAGHPTEAVQGTVRALWSVKEAARAQALAHAPHLVALGNLTADRQAELFGKRGAGFRTR; this is encoded by the coding sequence ATGAGCACCCCCGGCATCACGGTCGAGCGGGACAAGGAGACCGGGGTCGCCGTCGTCACCCTCGACCGGCCGGAGAAGCACAACTCGATCACCCTGGACATGGCCCGCGCACTGGGCGCCGTCTGGCGGGGGTTCCGGTACGAGGACGAGATCCGCGCGATCGTCGTCACCGGGGCCGGCGGGCGGGCCTTCTGCACCGGCATCGACCGGGCCGCCGTCGGGAACGTGCCGCAGCCCTCCTCCCCGTACACGATCGACGACCCGCTCCTCACGATCGGCCCCAAGGCGAACGACCTGTGGAAGCCGGTCGTCGCCGCCGTCGAGGGGATGGCCTGCGGCGGGGCGTTCTATCTGCTCGGCGAGTCGGAGTTCCTGGTCGCGGGCGAGGACGCCACCTTCTTCGACCCGCACACCACCTACGGCATGGTCAGCGCCTTCGAGACCGTCCACATGGCCCTGCGGATGCCGTACGGGGAAATCGCCCGGATGGCCCTCATGGGCAGCGCCGAACGGATCTCCGCCCGGCGTGCGTACGCCACGGGCCTCGTCTCCGAGCTGACCCCGCCCGGCGGCGCGCTGGCCGCCGCGCGCGAGGCCGCCGCCGTCATCGCGGGCCACCCGACGGAGGCGGTGCAGGGGACGGTCCGGGCGCTGTGGTCGGTGAAGGAGGCCGCCAGGGCCCAGGCACTGGCGCACGCGCCGCACCTGGTCGCTCTGGGGAACCTCACGGCGGACCGTCAGGCGGAGCTGTTCGGGAAACGGGGGGCGGGGTTCAGGACGAGGTAG
- a CDS encoding lipid-transfer protein → MLKDATAIVGIGQTAFAKQLPETEKTLACRAILAALDDAGIAPSEVDGFASYTMEETDEVEVAKAIGAGDVTFFSKVGYGGGGSCATVGHLAAAVATGQASVGVAWRSRKRGSGPRPWKNTAVQLPTPGQWTRPFGLLRPADEIGMLARRYMHEYGATRDHLFNVALACRNRANQNPAAIMYDRPLTREMYMTSRWISEPLCLFDNCLETDGALACVIVSAERARDCRRKPVYVHSAAQGLPAQHHGMVNYWNDDPLSGPAWTAARHLWKQADFGPQDVDVAQIYDAFTPLVPLSLEGYGFCERGEGAAFTEGGALEIGGRLPLNTGGGGLSEAYVHGFNLINEGVKQLRGTSTAQVPDAATCLVTAGEGVPTSAILLRA, encoded by the coding sequence GTGCTCAAGGACGCCACGGCCATCGTCGGCATAGGTCAGACCGCCTTCGCGAAACAGCTCCCCGAGACGGAGAAGACACTCGCCTGCCGGGCGATCCTCGCCGCCCTCGACGACGCCGGGATCGCCCCCTCCGAGGTCGACGGCTTCGCCTCGTACACGATGGAGGAGACCGACGAGGTCGAGGTCGCCAAGGCCATCGGCGCCGGCGACGTCACCTTCTTCTCCAAGGTCGGCTACGGCGGCGGCGGCTCCTGCGCCACCGTCGGCCATCTCGCCGCCGCCGTCGCCACCGGACAGGCGAGCGTCGGCGTCGCCTGGCGGTCCCGGAAGCGGGGCAGCGGCCCCCGCCCCTGGAAGAACACCGCCGTCCAGCTGCCCACCCCCGGCCAGTGGACCCGCCCCTTCGGGCTGCTCCGCCCCGCCGACGAGATCGGCATGCTCGCCCGCCGCTACATGCACGAGTACGGCGCCACCCGCGACCACCTCTTCAACGTGGCCCTGGCCTGCCGCAACCGCGCCAACCAGAACCCGGCCGCGATCATGTACGACCGCCCGCTGACCCGCGAGATGTACATGACCTCCCGCTGGATCAGCGAACCCCTCTGCCTCTTCGACAACTGCCTGGAGACCGATGGGGCGCTGGCCTGCGTCATCGTCTCCGCCGAGCGGGCCCGCGACTGCCGCCGGAAGCCCGTGTACGTCCACTCCGCCGCCCAGGGCCTGCCCGCCCAGCACCACGGCATGGTCAACTACTGGAACGACGACCCGCTCTCGGGACCCGCCTGGACCGCCGCCCGCCACCTGTGGAAGCAGGCCGACTTCGGCCCCCAGGACGTCGACGTCGCCCAGATCTACGACGCCTTCACCCCGCTCGTCCCGCTCTCCCTGGAGGGCTACGGATTCTGCGAGCGCGGCGAGGGCGCTGCCTTCACCGAGGGCGGGGCGCTGGAGATCGGCGGCCGGCTGCCCCTGAACACCGGCGGCGGAGGTCTCAGCGAGGCGTACGTCCACGGCTTCAACCTCATCAACGAGGGCGTGAAGCAACTCCGCGGCACCTCCACCGCCCAGGTCCCCGACGCCGCCACCTGCCTCGTCACGGCCGGTGAGGGCGTCCCCACCTCCGCCATCCTGCTGCGCGCCTGA
- a CDS encoding amidohydrolase family protein, with protein sequence METFPKIISVDDHTVEPPHVWRDRLPSRFHDTGPRVVRAPLKEMTFLGGKFAPVMGAKGDDGPIGDWWVYEDLHRPLTRLDTAVGYDRDEIRLEVITYEQMRPGSHSVPERLADMDVNHVQSALCFPTFPRFCGQTFTEASDRELGLLCVRAYNDWMVEEWCGPEARGRLIPLTLIPLWDPELAAAEVRRNAARGVRAVAFSEIPPHLGLPSVHTDHWDPFFRACDETGTVIAMHIGSSSRMPSTSADAPPAVGSTITFANCCFSMVDWLMSGKFERFPNLRIMYAEGQIGWIPYILERADVVWEENRGWGGVADKVLRPPSELFAGHVFGCFFDDAFGLRNLDAIGVGNVLYETDYPHSDSTWPKSREVGEAQMGHLAPDVVERIVRGNAIDLLGLTPDGLWRP encoded by the coding sequence ATGGAGACCTTCCCGAAGATCATCTCGGTGGACGACCACACCGTGGAGCCCCCGCACGTCTGGCGGGACCGGCTCCCGTCCCGCTTCCACGACACCGGACCCCGTGTCGTCCGCGCCCCGCTCAAGGAAATGACCTTCCTCGGCGGGAAGTTCGCCCCCGTCATGGGAGCCAAGGGGGACGACGGCCCGATCGGCGACTGGTGGGTCTACGAGGACCTGCACCGGCCCCTCACCCGGCTCGACACCGCCGTCGGCTACGACCGCGACGAGATACGGCTCGAAGTCATCACGTACGAGCAGATGAGGCCCGGCTCCCACTCCGTGCCCGAGCGGCTCGCCGACATGGACGTCAACCACGTCCAGTCCGCGCTCTGCTTCCCCACCTTCCCCCGCTTCTGCGGGCAGACCTTCACCGAGGCGAGCGACCGCGAGCTGGGGCTGCTCTGCGTCCGGGCGTACAACGACTGGATGGTGGAGGAGTGGTGCGGGCCCGAGGCGCGCGGGCGGCTCATCCCGCTCACCCTCATCCCGCTCTGGGATCCGGAGCTGGCCGCCGCCGAGGTGCGCCGCAACGCCGCGCGCGGGGTGCGGGCGGTCGCGTTCTCGGAGATCCCGCCGCACCTCGGGCTCCCCTCGGTGCACACGGACCACTGGGACCCCTTCTTCCGTGCGTGCGACGAGACGGGCACCGTCATCGCGATGCACATCGGCTCGTCCAGCCGGATGCCGTCGACGTCCGCCGACGCCCCGCCGGCCGTGGGCTCGACCATCACCTTCGCCAACTGCTGCTTCTCGATGGTCGACTGGCTGATGAGCGGCAAGTTCGAGCGCTTCCCCAACCTCAGGATCATGTACGCGGAGGGGCAGATCGGCTGGATCCCGTACATCCTGGAGCGCGCCGACGTCGTGTGGGAGGAGAACCGCGGCTGGGGCGGGGTCGCCGACAAGGTGCTGCGCCCGCCGTCCGAGCTCTTCGCCGGGCATGTCTTCGGCTGCTTCTTCGACGACGCCTTCGGCCTGAGGAACCTCGACGCGATCGGGGTCGGGAACGTCCTGTACGAGACGGACTACCCGCACTCGGACTCCACCTGGCCCAAGTCGCGCGAGGTCGGCGAGGCGCAGATGGGGCACCTGGCCCCGGACGTCGTCGAGCGGATCGTCCGCGGCAACGCGATCGACCTCCTCGGCCTGACCCCGGACGGCCTCTGGCGGCCGTAG
- a CDS encoding FadD3 family acyl-CoA ligase has protein sequence MRGDLEWGTIPGLVRAAAERYGAREAVVDGRHRVSYAELGERVERAAAACLATGIRTGDRVAIWAPNTLDWIVSALGAVTAGAVLVPLNTRFKGTEAAYVLQRSRARLLFVTGTFLGTSYVASLRRSGVALPDLERVVVLGDTAPEEWTTWKEFLAEGDTVPAAQVHARAAAIDPAAPSDIIYTSGTTGRPKGAVISHAQSLRCYAIWSELAGLREGDRYLVVNPFFHTFGYKAGILACLMRGAVIVPQPVFTVDTVLANIAAERITVLPGPPTLHQSLLDHPARRSHDLSTLRLVVTGAAVVPLRLVERLRSELGVGTVLTAYGLSEASGIVTMCRREDPAETVATTSGRAIPGTEVRVSPTGEVLVRGHHVMAGYFEDEAETAAAIDEDGWLHTGDIGVLDERGNLRITDRLKDMFIVGGFNAYPAEIEQLLGLHPDIADVAVVGVPDARLGEVGKAFAVRRPGARVTADDLIAWSRREMANYKVPREVEFVTELPRNASGKVVKGELRARCEGAA, from the coding sequence ATGCGCGGCGACCTGGAGTGGGGCACGATCCCCGGTCTCGTACGGGCGGCCGCCGAGCGGTACGGCGCACGGGAGGCCGTCGTCGACGGCCGTCACCGCGTCAGCTACGCCGAACTCGGTGAACGCGTCGAACGGGCCGCGGCCGCCTGCCTCGCCACCGGCATACGGACGGGGGACCGGGTCGCGATCTGGGCCCCCAACACCCTCGACTGGATCGTCTCCGCGCTCGGCGCCGTCACCGCCGGCGCCGTCCTCGTCCCGCTGAACACCCGCTTCAAGGGCACCGAGGCGGCATACGTCCTCCAGCGCTCCCGCGCCCGGCTGCTCTTCGTCACCGGCACCTTCCTCGGCACCTCGTACGTGGCCTCCCTGCGCCGCTCCGGGGTCGCGCTCCCGGACCTGGAGAGGGTCGTGGTCCTCGGCGACACCGCGCCCGAGGAGTGGACGACCTGGAAGGAGTTCCTGGCGGAGGGCGACACCGTCCCGGCGGCCCAGGTCCACGCGCGGGCCGCCGCCATCGACCCCGCGGCCCCCTCGGACATCATCTACACCTCCGGCACCACGGGCCGCCCCAAGGGCGCCGTCATCAGCCACGCCCAGAGCCTGCGCTGCTACGCGATCTGGTCCGAGCTGGCGGGGCTGCGTGAGGGCGACCGCTATCTCGTGGTCAACCCCTTCTTCCACACCTTCGGCTACAAGGCCGGGATCCTCGCCTGTCTGATGCGGGGCGCGGTGATCGTCCCGCAGCCGGTCTTCACCGTCGACACGGTCCTCGCCAACATCGCGGCCGAACGCATCACCGTCCTCCCCGGCCCTCCCACCCTCCACCAGTCCCTCCTGGACCACCCGGCCCGCCGGAGCCATGACCTCTCCACCCTTCGCCTGGTCGTGACGGGCGCGGCCGTCGTCCCCCTCCGCCTGGTCGAGCGCCTCCGCTCCGAGCTGGGCGTCGGCACGGTCCTCACGGCGTACGGCCTCTCCGAGGCGAGCGGCATCGTCACCATGTGCCGCCGCGAGGACCCGGCGGAGACGGTGGCCACCACCTCGGGCCGCGCGATCCCCGGCACGGAGGTCCGCGTCTCGCCGACGGGCGAGGTCCTGGTCCGCGGCCACCATGTGATGGCCGGCTACTTCGAGGACGAGGCGGAGACGGCGGCGGCGATCGACGAGGACGGCTGGCTCCACACCGGAGACATCGGCGTCCTCGACGAGCGGGGCAACCTCCGCATCACCGACCGCCTCAAGGACATGTTCATCGTGGGCGGCTTCAACGCCTACCCGGCCGAGATCGAGCAACTCCTCGGCCTGCACCCGGACATCGCGGACGTGGCGGTGGTGGGCGTCCCGGACGCGAGGCTGGGCGAGGTCGGCAAGGCGTTCGCGGTCCGCAGGCCGGGGGCGAGGGTCACGGCGGACGATCTGATCGCCTGGTCGCGGCGGGAGATGGCGAACTACAAGGTCCCGAGGGAGGTCGAGTTCGTGACGGAACTCCCGAGGAACGCGAGCGGGAAGGTGGTGAAGGGGGAGCTGAGGGCGCGGTGCGAAGGCGCGGCCTGA